Genomic segment of uncultured Tolumonas sp.:
TTGCATATTGGTTTACCTTTTATTACGCCATGACGTTTTGCGCCACGACGGCGTTTTAACCGCTGATCAGTTCATTGCCCTGTTTGGCTTGTGAATCGCTGCTTTCCATCAGTTTGACCTGCAATTCAAAGCTGCGGGTCAGTGACATACTGCTGATCAATTCATCAATCGGGTTGACGTTAGAACCTTCCAGAAAGCCCGATTCCAACTGCACGTTGGTGTCAGCCGCCGCCTGACTGCCGTCAGTGAGCTGCAACAGCCCTTGCGTGTTTTTTGTCAGCAAACTGGGGTCGGGGTTGACCAATTTGAGTTTGCCCACCACCTGCTGTGCGCCGCTACCAGCGGGGGTGATAGAGACGGTGCCGTCTTGACCGATCTTGATATCGCGATAATCGGGCACTTCAATTTCGCCGCCTTCACCCATTACTGCGCTGCCATGTAACGTTAATCGGCCATCGGCATTCACGGTCAGATCACCGGCCCGCGTGTAGGCTTCACCGCCCTCTGGCGTCGCGACGGTCAGATAACCGCTGCCTTGAATGGCCACATCCAGACTGCGGCCCGTTTCACTCAGTGCGCCGGTGCTGAAATTGGTGCCGCCGGGTAACTCTTGTGCCAGCACGCGTGCGCCCAGCGTGTCGCCTTGTAGCTGGTAAGCCTGCACCCGTTCGAAATCTGCACGAAAACCGGTAGTGCCGGCGTTCGCCAGATTGTTCGCGTGGATCTGCTGTGCCTGCAATGCATGCTCAGCTCCCGACATGGCGGTGTAGATCGCTTTTTCCATTTATCGCTATGCCTATTAGAAGGTGTTAAACAACACAGAGGCCAAATCATCGGCTGCCGATAACACCTTGGCATTGGCCTGATACACCTGCTGGGCGGTCATCAGATCAACCAATTCAGAGCTGACATCGACGTTAGAATTTTCATAAGAGCCGGAGGTTAGTGTGCCTAACGAACCACTGCCCGCAATGCCGATAGTGGCGGCACCCGAAGCGGATGTGGCATACCAAACGGTGCCGTCTGCTGCATCCAGACCATTAGGGTTCACAAAACTGGCTAAGGCGATCTGACCTTGCAGCACAGTTTCCCCATTGTCGTAGGTGGCATAAACCGAACCGTCGTCATCAATACTGACGCTGGAGTAATTCCCCGCGGCATAACCGTCAGGGTCAGTGGTGGAACTGAAGCTGGTGGCGTATTGGGTGATGTCGGTTACGGGAATGGAAATAGACAGGGTATCTACCCCAGTCTGGGTGGCTGACACGCTCAACGCACTGGTTGGTGACGTCAGTGCGCCGTCGGTATCAAAGCTCAGCGTATCAACCTGCGTAGCGCCCGTACTATCGGTGACGGTGCTGCCATCAAGGGTGTAATACACCGACCAGGTGTTATCGCCGGTTTTGACAAAATATTCCGATAACGTATGTGTGGAACCTTGCGAATCATACACACTGCTGGTGACGGAATAGTTGTAGGTGGTGCCATCTGATGCATCAAAGGTGTAAGTGCTACTGGTGGTGTCGATGGTGGTGGCATCGGCATTTAGATTGGCGGTTTGTGTAATAGTGCTGGTTGCTTCGGCTGGAATGGAACTATCAACCGACAGATTGGTCAGAATGCCGGAAATGATATTACCGTCATCATCCACACCGTAACCTTCCAAATTCATGCCATTGCTGGCCACGATGTTGTAATTGCTGTCCATCGAAAATGAACCGGCGCGGGTATAAGCGTAAGAGCCATCGCCGTTATCCAGAATAAAAAAGCCAGTGCCAGAAATGGCGACATCCAAGCTGTTATCAGTGGAAACCAGATCGCCCTCCTCATCAAACGATTGAGTGGTGCCAGCCACACTGACCCCACTGGCAGTGCTGCCGCTGTAAGAGGCAGAAAATGAGGTATCAATCGATTTATAACCGGCGGTACTGGAGTTGGAGATGTTCTGACTGATGGCATCCAGATCTTCTGACGATGCTTGCAAGCCGCTTAAACCAATGCTGTAAATAGACATAATATAATTCCGCTCAGAAGTTAGCCGTTAGAGACGCCGAGAATGTCGGAGAGATCGACCGTGCCGACACCAGCGACATCGAGTTGCACGCTGTCATCCGATAACGACACTTTATCGACGGTTTCATTCACATAGGTAGTCAGATCGCTGGTGGTGCCGCTGGTGGTTGCCGTGGCACTCAAGGTGTAAGTACCCGCAGTTAGGCCAGTAAAATCAAACGCGACTGAACCGGCTTCAGCGCTGGTGGTGGTGGATTGATCCACCACATTGCCACTGCTGTCATACAAATAGACCGTCACGCTGTCGGCGGCACTGTCTAAGGTCACCTGACCAGATACCGAGCCATCAGCATCGAGCGTGACGCTGCTGGCGGGGGTGGTAACGGTTTGCCCGACCAGATTCGACGCCGCCAGTAAGCTCATCTCAGTCAGCTCACTGTTGGTGGTGGTTTGCGACGTATTCAAGCTATCGAGGCTTTGCACCATACTGAGTTGCGACAATTGGCTGACATATTCACTGGCATCCAGCGGATCAGTCGGATCTTGATTTTGGATCTCCGCAACCAGCAGATCGATAAACTGGACTTCCAGATCGTCAGACGTTGAACTGCTGCTGGAAACCGTATTCGAGCTGCTGGTGGTGCTGGTGCTAGAGGTGGATGACGTTACGCTGGTGGTCATGTTGACTCCTGTTAGCTGGTCTGACCGAGATTGAGTAAGCCGCTTTGCATACTGTTCACGCGCTTTAACACTTCGACGGAACTTTCATAACTGCGCGATGCACTCATCATGTCGGCCATCTCTTGCACGGTGTCGACATTCGAGGCGTAGATATAACCATCGCCATCGGCCAGCGGGTTATCGGGTTCATAACGACGTTCAACGGCGTTGCTGTCGGCCACCACACCATCGGTAGACACTTGTGCCCCCGTGATGTCGTCACTGCTGCTACCCAGTGCAGTTTGATAGACTGCCGAAAAGACCGGATGTAAGGCGTGATAGGCGCCCTCTGCCGAGCTGGCAATGCTGTCGGCGTTGGCCAGATTGGAAGCGACCGTATCCAGCCGTGTGGTTTGTGCCTGCATGGCACTGCCAGCGATGTTATAAATTTCAGAAAATGACATCGTTATTCCCCTTTGATTGCTTCTTTCAGGCCGGAGATCTTCATATTTAAAAAGGTCAGTGAGGTTTGAAAATCCATCGCGTTCTGGGTAAAGCGGGTTTGCTCCGGCCCCAGTTCTGCGGTGTTGCCATCTTGAGAAACCTGATAGGGAATGCGATAGAGCAAGTCGTCGGCAGACAGAGATGGTTGCGAAACGATTGAACTGCTGTCGGTTTGTGAGGTTGCATCGAGAGATTGCGCAACGGAGTTCATAATGCTTTGATAATCAATATCACGCGCTTGATAGCCGGGTGTTTCGATATTGGCTAAATTACCGGCCAGAATTTGTGAGCGCATGGATCGCAATTCC
This window contains:
- the flgF gene encoding flagellar basal-body rod protein FlgF; translation: MEKAIYTAMSGAEHALQAQQIHANNLANAGTTGFRADFERVQAYQLQGDTLGARVLAQELPGGTNFSTGALSETGRSLDVAIQGSGYLTVATPEGGEAYTRAGDLTVNADGRLTLHGSAVMGEGGEIEVPDYRDIKIGQDGTVSITPAGSGAQQVVGKLKLVNPDPSLLTKNTQGLLQLTDGSQAAADTNVQLESGFLEGSNVNPIDELISSMSLTRSFELQVKLMESSDSQAKQGNELISG
- a CDS encoding flagellar hook-basal body complex protein, which codes for MSIYSIGLSGLQASSEDLDAISQNISNSSTAGYKSIDTSFSASYSGSTASGVSVAGTTQSFDEEGDLVSTDNSLDVAISGTGFFILDNGDGSYAYTRAGSFSMDSNYNIVASNGMNLEGYGVDDDGNIISGILTNLSVDSSIPAEATSTITQTANLNADATTIDTTSSTYTFDASDGTTYNYSVTSSVYDSQGSTHTLSEYFVKTGDNTWSVYYTLDGSTVTDSTGATQVDTLSFDTDGALTSPTSALSVSATQTGVDTLSISIPVTDITQYATSFSSTTDPDGYAAGNYSSVSIDDDGSVYATYDNGETVLQGQIALASFVNPNGLDAADGTVWYATSASGAATIGIAGSGSLGTLTSGSYENSNVDVSSELVDLMTAQQVYQANAKVLSAADDLASVLFNTF
- the flgB gene encoding flagellar basal body rod protein FlgB — protein: MSISLDQELGLHGYALELRSMRSQILAGNLANIETPGYQARDIDYQSIMNSVAQSLDATSQTDSSSIVSQPSLSADDLLYRIPYQVSQDGNTAELGPEQTRFTQNAMDFQTSLTFLNMKISGLKEAIKGE
- a CDS encoding flagellar hook capping FlgD N-terminal domain-containing protein — encoded protein: MTTSVTSSTSSTSTTSSSNTVSSSSSTSDDLEVQFIDLLVAEIQNQDPTDPLDASEYVSQLSQLSMVQSLDSLNTSQTTTNSELTEMSLLAASNLVGQTVTTPASSVTLDADGSVSGQVTLDSAADSVTVYLYDSSGNVVDQSTTTSAEAGSVAFDFTGLTAGTYTLSATATTSGTTSDLTTYVNETVDKVSLSDDSVQLDVAGVGTVDLSDILGVSNG
- the flgC gene encoding flagellar basal body rod protein FlgC; translation: MSFSEIYNIAGSAMQAQTTRLDTVASNLANADSIASSAEGAYHALHPVFSAVYQTALGSSSDDITGAQVSTDGVVADSNAVERRYEPDNPLADGDGYIYASNVDTVQEMADMMSASRSYESSVEVLKRVNSMQSGLLNLGQTS